Proteins encoded by one window of Gemmatimonadota bacterium:
- a CDS encoding Gfo/Idh/MocA family oxidoreductase, which yields MMELNIGMIGYSFMGKAHSNGFRQLPAFFPELGVTPVLKVICGRNPDAVKDAAETYQWEEYETDWEKVVDRDDIDVIDICTPGDQHLPMALAALKAGKHVICEKPLTNTLAEARELLAVAENTNKKTMVAFNYRRVPAVALARQLIAEGRIGEIYHWRAVYLQDWIIDPDFPLVWRLEKDKAGSGPHGDLNAHIIDLALHLVGDIDSVVGADTTFIKERPLLEAVDGGLGAQGGEQMGQVTVDDATMFLARFQNGALGTFEATRFAAGRRNYNHFEINGSKGSIAFNLQKMNELQFYSRDDEDHIQGFREIIVGEGSQPFMGAWWPPGHIIGWEHTFTHEFRDFFEAIAQDGTFSPDFAEGTKVQAVLEAVVDSAASKTWQDVPKI from the coding sequence ATTATGGAACTCAACATCGGCATGATCGGATATTCATTCATGGGCAAAGCGCACAGCAATGGATTCCGCCAATTGCCCGCATTCTTTCCCGAACTCGGTGTAACGCCCGTACTAAAAGTAATCTGTGGACGCAATCCCGACGCCGTAAAAGACGCGGCTGAAACATACCAGTGGGAAGAATACGAAACCGACTGGGAAAAAGTCGTCGATCGAGACGATATCGACGTCATAGACATCTGCACTCCCGGCGATCAGCACCTCCCCATGGCACTGGCCGCACTGAAAGCCGGCAAACACGTCATCTGTGAAAAACCCCTCACAAACACCCTCGCAGAAGCCAGAGAATTGTTGGCCGTAGCTGAAAACACGAACAAAAAAACCATGGTTGCATTCAACTACCGCCGCGTACCCGCAGTGGCATTGGCGCGGCAACTGATCGCCGAAGGGCGGATTGGAGAAATTTATCATTGGCGCGCCGTGTACTTGCAAGACTGGATCATCGACCCCGACTTCCCACTCGTCTGGCGATTGGAAAAAGACAAAGCCGGTTCGGGGCCGCACGGCGATCTGAACGCGCATATCATCGACCTCGCCCTGCATCTCGTAGGCGACATCGACAGCGTAGTAGGTGCAGACACCACCTTCATCAAAGAACGCCCACTGCTCGAAGCCGTTGATGGGGGCCTGGGGGCGCAAGGTGGCGAACAAATGGGACAGGTGACCGTTGACGATGCCACCATGTTTTTGGCCCGGTTCCAAAACGGCGCGCTCGGCACATTTGAAGCCACGCGATTTGCCGCCGGACGGCGCAACTACAACCATTTTGAAATCAACGGAAGCAAAGGCAGTATCGCATTCAATCTGCAAAAAATGAACGAATTGCAATTCTATTCGCGCGACGACGAAGATCATATCCAGGGCTTCCGAGAAATTATCGTAGGTGAAGGCAGCCAACCCTTTATGGGCGCGTGGTGGCCACCGGGACACATCATTGGCTGGGAACACACATTCACGCACGAATTCAGGGATTTCTTTGAAGCAATTGCACAGGATGGAACCTTTTCCCCCGACTTTGCCGAAGGCACGAAGGTACAGGCTGTTTTGGAAGCCGTCGTCGATTCGGCAGCGTCAAAAACCTGGCAGGACGTGCCAAAAATTTGA
- a CDS encoding toxin-antitoxin system HicB family antitoxin: MSDHYTYRITWSSEDNEHVGLCAEFPSLSWLAPTPDEALDGIQRLVRECLTDMHTTGEKIPQPIADRTYSGKFMVRVPPESHRELAIQAAEQGVSLNRLISARLAKTT, from the coding sequence ATGAGTGACCATTACACCTACCGCATCACCTGGTCTTCTGAAGACAACGAGCATGTGGGGCTATGTGCTGAATTCCCATCACTAAGCTGGCTGGCGCCTACTCCCGATGAGGCTTTGGACGGCATTCAGCGACTTGTGCGCGAATGCCTCACAGACATGCACACAACCGGAGAAAAAATACCTCAACCAATAGCTGATCGCACCTACAGCGGGAAGTTCATGGTGCGCGTACCGCCGGAATCGCACCGTGAACTCGCCATACAAGCCGCAGAACAAGGAGTAAGCTTGAACCGGCTTATAAGTGCACGGCTCGCAAAAACCACTTGA
- a CDS encoding toxin HicA yields the protein MASTAEILKALRNNPKGVRFADLVKVCEEYFGKPRQKGTSHQIYRTPWPGDPRVNIQNNKGMAKPYQVRQVIRAIEKLEDMQ from the coding sequence ATGGCGAGCACGGCAGAAATCCTCAAGGCACTCCGCAATAATCCGAAAGGGGTTCGGTTCGCGGATCTCGTCAAAGTATGCGAAGAATATTTCGGAAAGCCACGCCAGAAGGGCACCAGCCATCAGATTTACCGGACACCATGGCCAGGTGACCCGCGAGTAAACATTCAAAATAACAAGGGCATGGCAAAGCCATATCAAGTCCGCCAGGTCATCAGAGCAATCGAAAAATTGGAGGACATGCAATGA
- a CDS encoding mandelate racemase/muconate lactonizing enzyme family protein, with product MKITDVKATTLKGYKDWNYVKVETDAGISGIGEAHPGEGITDAVTKCLRPMLIGQNPLNVEPLYTRMLDRSTGQSTAGILLGAIGGVETALWDVAGKAIGVPIYQLLGGKYRDRLRMYADVGRGRNRTNTPETWAERAKEGVADGFQSIKFDIDGSANELQHDPVDRGLSLAELDKMEAMVSAVRDAVGYDIDLCIDCHGKYNVRDVLLLAQRLEKFNLMFLEDPVPPENIDAMGKVTASTSIPICTGEWVHRRDGFRRLIENQACDMLHIDISATGGMLEGKKIADLADLYYMPAAFHNIVSPLGMVASAHVGAAVRNLHTLELPYHADQIEWRWDLVISDEPLIQDGQFVLPEKPGLGVEFNEDLARANVKEGYEFFD from the coding sequence ATGAAAATTACCGACGTCAAAGCCACAACATTAAAAGGCTACAAAGATTGGAACTACGTGAAAGTAGAAACCGATGCTGGCATATCGGGCATAGGTGAAGCGCATCCGGGCGAAGGCATAACCGATGCGGTGACAAAATGCTTGCGCCCCATGTTAATCGGGCAAAATCCCCTGAATGTCGAGCCACTCTACACCCGAATGCTCGACCGCAGCACCGGGCAATCTACCGCCGGGATACTCCTCGGCGCAATCGGCGGCGTGGAAACAGCACTTTGGGATGTCGCGGGCAAAGCCATTGGCGTGCCCATCTATCAATTACTCGGCGGAAAATATCGAGACCGACTGCGGATGTACGCCGATGTGGGCAGGGGACGAAATCGTACAAACACCCCCGAGACATGGGCCGAGCGCGCCAAAGAGGGCGTGGCAGATGGGTTTCAATCCATCAAATTCGACATCGACGGATCGGCAAACGAATTGCAGCATGACCCCGTGGATCGCGGTTTATCACTCGCCGAATTGGACAAAATGGAAGCCATGGTATCCGCAGTCCGCGACGCCGTCGGATATGACATTGACCTGTGCATTGACTGCCACGGAAAATACAATGTGCGCGACGTACTCTTACTCGCCCAGCGCCTGGAAAAATTCAACCTGATGTTCCTCGAAGACCCCGTACCCCCGGAAAATATCGACGCCATGGGCAAAGTAACAGCTTCGACATCCATACCGATCTGCACGGGCGAATGGGTCCACCGCAGAGATGGATTTCGCAGGCTAATTGAGAATCAGGCGTGCGACATGCTACACATCGATATCTCAGCGACCGGCGGCATGCTGGAAGGCAAAAAAATCGCCGACCTGGCAGATCTGTACTATATGCCCGCCGCATTCCACAACATCGTATCGCCGCTGGGCATGGTAGCATCCGCGCATGTAGGCGCAGCCGTGCGAAACCTCCACACCCTGGAACTGCCCTATCACGCAGACCAGATAGAATGGCGATGGGACCTCGTAATCAGCGACGAGCCATTGATTCAGGATGGACAATTTGTACTCCCAGAAAAACCGGGCCTCGGTGTCGAATTTAACGAGGACTTGGCACGCGCGAATGTAAAAGAAGGATATGAGTTTTTTGATTAG
- a CDS encoding phytanoyl-CoA dioxygenase family protein codes for MKISPEHRQQLDEQGYVIIPDVLSESEITHYRALLLRLAEQERGDGSGRVHTSGRGQHVRWLVNKGKPFEKLVAHPKVVPYFEYMLGEDYTLSTLTSNVIYSGAEDNAFHVDNALGKMPEPLPSFPMFVNTLWLLNDFTPENGGTRFVPGSHKFLKKPPPTDHPHALCHPDEMRLSAPKGSVFLFNGAIWHATGSNRTDDARVCLICFCCRSFLKPMFDFVHYLKPEVVDRATPEMKRIYGFNSQPQPPDVRD; via the coding sequence ATGAAAATCTCACCAGAACACCGGCAACAATTAGACGAGCAGGGCTATGTGATCATCCCCGATGTGCTCTCTGAATCCGAGATAACGCACTATCGGGCACTATTGTTGCGCCTCGCTGAACAAGAGCGCGGAGACGGCTCGGGCCGGGTACATACCAGTGGTAGGGGCCAGCATGTGCGGTGGCTGGTGAACAAGGGCAAACCATTTGAAAAGCTGGTGGCGCATCCCAAAGTCGTGCCCTATTTTGAATATATGCTCGGCGAAGATTATACCCTCAGCACACTCACATCAAACGTGATTTACTCAGGTGCCGAAGACAACGCGTTTCACGTCGATAATGCACTGGGCAAAATGCCCGAACCACTGCCCTCGTTCCCCATGTTTGTCAACACCCTGTGGCTCCTGAACGATTTTACCCCGGAAAATGGGGGCACGCGCTTTGTGCCCGGCAGCCATAAGTTCTTAAAAAAGCCCCCGCCAACAGACCATCCACACGCGCTTTGCCATCCCGACGAAATGCGGCTCTCAGCCCCAAAAGGCTCGGTATTCTTGTTCAACGGCGCAATATGGCACGCCACAGGATCCAACCGCACAGATGACGCCCGCGTGTGCTTGATCTGCTTCTGCTGCCGGTCATTTCTAAAGCCCATGTTCGATTTTGTACACTATCTCAAACCCGAAGTGGTGGATCGAGCCACTCCGGAAATGAAGCGCATCTACGGATTTAATTCTCAACCCCAGCCGCCGGATGTGCGCGATTAA